The segment CCGGCTGGAGATTTCCAAGGACAACAACTCCGACTTCTACATGTGGTTCCACTTCCGCCTGACGGGCGCGAAGAACACGGCTGTATCCATGAAGATCACCAACGCCGGCGGGGCGGCCTATCCCAAGGGCTGGGAGGGGTATCGGGCCGTTGCGTCCTCGGATCGCGAGAATTGGATCCGGGTGCCGACCAGCTATGCCGACGGCGTGCTGACCATCGAGCATACCCCCGCCGCGGACAGTGTCTGGTACGCCTACTTCGCGCCCTACTCCATGGAGCGCCACGCCGACCTGATTGCCCGCACCCAACTCGACGACCGGGTGTCGCTCGACGTCCTCGGCGAGACCCTCGACGGCCAGGCCATGGACCTGCTGACCATCGGCGCGCCATCGCCCGACAAGCAGAACTTCTGGGCCATCGCCCGCCAGCACCCCGGCGAGAGCATGGCCGAATGGTGGATGGACGGGTTCCTCGCGCGGCTTCTCGATCCCGCAGACAGAACAGCGAAGGCGCTGCTGGAGCGCGCCGTGTTCCACATCGTTCCCAACATGAACCCGGACGGGTCGCGCCGCGGCCATCTGCGCACGAACGCCGCCGGGGCCAACCTCAA is part of the Alphaproteobacteria bacterium genome and harbors:
- a CDS encoding M14-type cytosolic carboxypeptidase, which encodes MPLHIASNFDSGNIVCRDASDPGDIRLEISKDNNSDFYMWFHFRLTGAKNTAVSMKITNAGGAAYPKGWEGYRAVASSDRENWIRVPTSYADGVLTIEHTPAADSVWYAYFAPYSMERHADLIARTQLDDRVSLDVLGETLDGQAMDLLTIGAPSPDKQNFWAIARQHPGESMAEWWMDGFLARLLDPADRTAKALLERAVFHIVPNMNPDGSRRGHLRTNAAGANLNREWSEPAMDRSPEVFLVRQRMQDTGVDFCLDVHGDEALPYNFLAGMMGIPSLSERQKSLQEVFSNALLAASPDFQTKYGYPDAKPGKGNMTLCSNWVAEAFGCLALTLEMPFKDNADRPDATFGWSPDRCQAFGAAHLDAMLAVLAA